Sequence from the Vicinamibacterales bacterium genome:
CACTCGGACCACGGCGGCAGCGCGTCTTCCTGGTAGTAGCGTTCCACGTAGTGCCAGTCGGTGTGGACGAAGTCTGAGAACCAGCGATCCTGGTTGGTCACGCCGCGCTCGTGCAGCAACTGCAGCGCGTAGCGGGCCGCTTCCATCTCGTAGGCCTGCAGCACCTTCATGAACTCCGCCTTGTCGGAGGTGTGCTGCAGCGCCTCGAGCTTGTGCTCGATCGACGGCGCTACCCACTGCACTGAGTGGCCGAACAGGTGCAGCAGCAGGAAGCACTGCATCTCGAAGCCGACGTCGGGGTCGATGACAATCCTCAAGCCGTCGAAGATGCCGGTCCGTGGCGGCTCGAGGTCGCGGTATTCGATGCCGAAGCCGTGCTTGACGACGCCACTGCTGACGGCGGTCCAGATGTCGATCAGGTCGTGCACGGGAAGGTGCCCGACGCGGGTGCCGGTGACTTCGTGGCTCAGGAGCGGCTCCATCGCCGGCATGATACTGCGGCGGGCGAGCGGTACCGGAAAAGCCGCCGGCCTCGGCCATCAATCAGCGGTGAACGCCCGGCGCTTCGTGGCCCGTCCGGGCGACGTACTCCTCATAGGTGCCGGGATAGGCGTGCGGCTGCGCCTCGGTCCCTGACTCGCCGCCGAGCTCCAGCACGCGATTGCTCAGGCCCTTCAGGAACGCGCGGTCGTGGGACACGAACAGCATCGTGCCTTCGAAGTCGTGCAGCGCCTCGAGCAGCATCTCCTTGGTCGCCAGATCGAGGTGGTTGGTCGGCTCGTCGAGGACGAGGAAATTCGGCGGATTGAGCAGCATGCGCGCCATCACCAGGCGCGTCTTCTCGCCGCCTGAGAGCATCCGGATCTTCTTGTCGATGTCCTCGCCCGAGAACTGAAAGGCGCCGGCGAGGCTGCGCAGCACACCGATCGACTCGTGCGAGAAGTCCTTCTGCAGCTGCTCCTCGATCGTGAGATCCGGATCGAGAATGTCCAGCGACTGCTGCGCGAAGTAGCCCATCGCCAGCGACGCGCCGAGCGTGACCGTGCCTTCGTCCGGCGCCAGCGCGCCAGCGACCATCTTCAAGAGCGTCGACTTCCCGGCGCCGTTCCGGCCCATGACGCACCAGCGCTCGCCGCGGCGGATGTTCAGGTTGACGCCGTCGTGCACGGTGCGGCTGCCATAGCGCTTGGTGACGCCTTCGAGCGTCGCGACCTGATCGCCGGAGCGCGGCGGTTGGCGGAAGTCGAACGTGACGATCCGCCGCTTCTTCGGCAGTTCGACCTTCTCGATCTTCTCCAGGGCCTTGACTCGACTCTGCACCTGGGCTGCCTTGGCGGCGTGCGCGGCGAAGCGTTCGATAAAACGCTGCTCCTTGGCGAGCATCGCCTGCTGGCGGGCATACGCGGCCTCGCGATTGGCATCGCGAATGGCGCGCTCGCGCTCGTAGAAGTCGTAGTTGCCGGAATAGACGGTGATCTCGCCGTCGTCGATCTCGGCGATCCGGCCGACGATCCGGTTCATGAACTCCCGGTCGTGCGAGGTCATCAGCAGGGAGCCCGGCAGCGACTTCAGGAAGGCCTCGAGCCAGATGATCGACTCGATGTCGAGGTGGTTGGTCGGCTCGTCCATCAGCAGGACGTCCGGCTTCATCAGCAGTACGCGCGCCATCGCGACGCGCATCTTCCAGCCGCCGGACAGGTGCCCGACGTCGCCGTCGACGCGCTCGTCCTCGAAGCCGAGGCCGTGCAGCACCTCGCGCGCCTGCGCTTCGAGCGCGTAGCCGCCGAGATGCTCGTATTCCTCCTGCACTTCGCCGAAGCGCTCGAGGATTTTCTCCATCTCGGCGGCGCGATCGGGATCGGCCATCGCGTGATTCAGCGCCTCGAGCTCGTGATGGAGCTGCCCGGCGCGGCCGCTGCCGGCGATCGTCTCGTCGAGCACAGAGCGGCCGGCCATCTCCTCGACGTCCTGCTTGAAGTAGCCGATGGTGAGCTTCTTCGGGACGGAGACGTCCCCTTCGTCTGGACCTTCCTCGCCGACGATCATCCGGAAGAGCGTCGTCTTGCCGGACCCGTTGGGCCCGACAAGGCCGACCTTTTCACCGGGATTGAGCTGAAAGGACGCGTCGACGAAGAGGATCTGCTTTCCGTACTGCTTGCCGATTTTTGTGAACGAGACCATTGGTTGATAGATTCGATCGTATGGGAGATCGCCTTAGCGGCCAGGTCGCGATGGTCACCGGCGGTGGACGCGGGATCGGCCGCGCCATCTGCCAGGAGCTGGATGCCCAAGGCGCGCACGTCATCGTCCACTATGGTCGCAACCGTGCGGCGGCGCAAGAGACCCTGGCCGGCTTGGCCCAGCCGGGGGCCCTCCTCGAAGCCGACCTCGGGTCGCCGGCGGCCATTTCGGCCGCCATCGCGCGACTCGACGCGGACCGTGTCGATATCCTCGTCAACAACGCAGGCGTGTGGAAACCGACGCCGCTCGGCGCCACAGCCGAAGCGACGCTGGACGAGATCCTGAACGTGAACCTGCGAGGGGTCTTCTGGCTGACGCAGGCGCTCCTGCCCAGGCTCAGCGACGGCGCGCGCATCGTGAACGTGTCGTCGACGGCCGCCCGCGTCGCTATCGCCGGCGGGCGAAGCCTTTATGGCGCGACCAAAGCGGGCATCGATGCGCTCACGAGGAACTGGGCGTTGGAGCTGGCGCCGCGCCGCATCAGAGTCAATGCCGTCGCGCCGGGCTATGTCGAGACCGACATGACCGCGACGCATCTTGGCGATCCCGAGGTGCGCGCGCGCGCGCTCCAACGCCACCCGCTCGGCCGCCTCGGCACTGTTGAAGACGTGGCGCGCGTCGCCGCGCTTCTGTGTACGGAAGAAACGGGATTCGTGACCGGCCAGTCGATCAACGTCAGCGGCGGGTTCGTCGTCTGATTCGTCCGAGGGCGTTGCCCAACGGGACCTCGAACGCACGATTGCTGACGATTCGCCGATAACTGATCTTACGCGGTGACGGCCAGCGGCGCGCGCGGCGCGTCGTGTGTCGTGCGCGGGGCGACGCGCGCCGCGCGATCCTCGAGCGCGAGCAGGCTCGGAGGCTCGCCGTTCTGTCCACCTGCGCCAGCCGCCGTCGATCGCGACCGATAAGCGACCAGTCCAGCGCCGATCGCCGCGCCGATCCCTACACTGGCCGCCAGTGCGACACCGATTTCCGGCAGCGCCAGTGCGGTGACGACGACGGCGCCGAGCATGCCCAGGCCACCGAGTCCGGCGATCCGGATATGGGCCATGTTGATCAGATCTGGCGACATCGGTTCGAGCGGCGAACGCGTGACCACGCCCGATGAAGGACGCCGGTTGAGGCACACCAGGACGCCCGCAAGCAGGAGACCGCCGACGAGTGCCGGGAGAACGAGTGAAACCAGAGTCATACGTCCCTCCTGCGTCGAGTATGCGCCTTTTCGAGTGCCGTGGCCACCTAGCGAATCACCCAGGACGGCGCCGCGAGCCAGTCGTTCGGATAGTCGCCGATCGGGGCGCCCGGGGGCGCCTCGTAGGTCGAGGGGGTGCGAATGGGTTCCATCGGACGCTCGAGGAAGCGCTTGATGTCGGCGGACAGGAGCCCGGCTGCCGCCATGTCGCCAGCCACGGTGGAGTCGGGGAAGGCGAACCCGCTGATCGACGACAGGGCGGTGGAGGCAATCGCGCGCACCTGGGGCATCGGGGCGCCGCCCGCGAGCCAGATCAGTCGTTCCACGAGAGCCCGCGAGGTAGCCCGGCGAATCTCCTGTTCGTAAGGCGTGGCGACCGCCCCTTTGAACGTCGCAGACCGCAGGGCTGAGATCACGTCTTCCAGTCCCGGCAGCGTGGGATCGACCGCATGCTGCGCGACCATCCGCGCGGCGCGATCGGGCTGCAGCAGGAAACCGATCGTGACGTCGGCGGCGATCGCCGCCGGAGCGATCGGATCGAAGGTGTCGCCGGTGTAGCGTGCGAACAGCTCGCGGTGCATCCCCCAGCCGGAGGGCCGCGGCGGGATCTTCAGCAGGGCGTTCTTCGGCAGCGCCAGCTCCGACGGCGCGAGCGTCGCCACCAGCGCATCGAGCGCCGCCTTCTGCTGCGCGAGCGGCACCCATTTCGTCGGAATCCGGTCGTCACCGCGCATCGCATAGATGTAGTCCTGGCCGGCGACGGTCGAGGCCGCCGCTTCGACGGCGTACCGGTGGTACATGTAAAGCGGCACCAGCGCCTCTTCCATCGTCGCCATCGGCGCATCCTTCCGGATGACCGATTCATCGAAGCGGTTCAGCGCGGCGCGCCGGACCTTCATGATCCGGTTCAGCTCGGCGCCCTGCTCGAGACCGACACCGTTGTTCCACTGATCCGATCGGGGCGTGGAATCGGTATCCTGATTGGTCATGTAGATCAGGTCCTGCTTCCAGGCGTCATCGAGGATCTTCTCCAGTGCAGCCTTCTCGTCGGTGCCCTTCGGGAAGTCCGAGTAGCCGTAGGTAATCGCCACCTTGTCCCAGTCGCCGATGCCGACGGGATAGGCCTGCGACAGGTCGATCGTGCCGTCGGCGTTCAGCTTCTCGAGCGGATGCGGGTAGTCCATCACCGAGATGCGCCCCTTCGAGCTGTTGTAGTACTCGTGGCCGAGTCCCAGCGTGTGGCCGACCTCGTGCGCGGCGAGCTGGCGGATGCGGGCGAGCGCCGTCTGCGTCAGCACGGCCGGGTTCTCCGTGCCGTCCTTGTACGGCGCGAGCAGCGCCTCGAAGATCAAGTAGTCCTGCCGGTCGCGCAGCGAGCCGAGCGTGACCGTCGCCTTGATGATCTCGCCGGTGCGCGGATCGGAGATCGATCCGCCCGTGCTCCAGCCGCGCGTCGAGCGGTGGACCCAGTTGATCATGTTGTAGCGGATGTCCATCGGGTCGGCCCCTTCCGGCAGCAGCTCGACGCGGAAGGCGTTGCGATAGCCGGCCGCCTCGAACGCCTGGTTCCACCAGCGCGCGCCTTCGAGCAGCGCCGTACGGATCGGTTCGGGCGCGCCGCGATCGACGTAGTAGACGATCGGCTTTTTCGGGTCGCTGAGGCGCGCCGT
This genomic interval carries:
- a CDS encoding ABC-F family ATP-binding cassette domain-containing protein; the encoded protein is MVSFTKIGKQYGKQILFVDASFQLNPGEKVGLVGPNGSGKTTLFRMIVGEEGPDEGDVSVPKKLTIGYFKQDVEEMAGRSVLDETIAGSGRAGQLHHELEALNHAMADPDRAAEMEKILERFGEVQEEYEHLGGYALEAQAREVLHGLGFEDERVDGDVGHLSGGWKMRVAMARVLLMKPDVLLMDEPTNHLDIESIIWLEAFLKSLPGSLLMTSHDREFMNRIVGRIAEIDDGEITVYSGNYDFYERERAIRDANREAAYARQQAMLAKEQRFIERFAAHAAKAAQVQSRVKALEKIEKVELPKKRRIVTFDFRQPPRSGDQVATLEGVTKRYGSRTVHDGVNLNIRRGERWCVMGRNGAGKSTLLKMVAGALAPDEGTVTLGASLAMGYFAQQSLDILDPDLTIEEQLQKDFSHESIGVLRSLAGAFQFSGEDIDKKIRMLSGGEKTRLVMARMLLNPPNFLVLDEPTNHLDLATKEMLLEALHDFEGTMLFVSHDRAFLKGLSNRVLELGGESGTEAQPHAYPGTYEEYVARTGHEAPGVHR
- a CDS encoding SDR family oxidoreductase, with protein sequence MVTGGGRGIGRAICQELDAQGAHVIVHYGRNRAAAQETLAGLAQPGALLEADLGSPAAISAAIARLDADRVDILVNNAGVWKPTPLGATAEATLDEILNVNLRGVFWLTQALLPRLSDGARIVNVSSTAARVAIAGGRSLYGATKAGIDALTRNWALELAPRRIRVNAVAPGYVETDMTATHLGDPEVRARALQRHPLGRLGTVEDVARVAALLCTEETGFVTGQSINVSGGFVV
- a CDS encoding zinc-dependent metalloprotease, whose translation is MRITALFATALTFVGAVASAQGRGGGAGAQQPAGPPPTIEARTAGMQKLDGYLPLYWDERTGSLWMEIDKLDTEMLYATGLTAGLGSNDIGLDRGQGGQGRVVKFQRIGPRVMMVQPNYTFRANSPNPDERRAVEDAFAKSILWGFTVAAESGGHVLVDASDFFLRDSTNIAPRLRPGTYRIDRTRSTFDVPWTKGFPKNSEIDTILTFASEAAGGGRGGGAGPAQGPPSVGGAVPGSGGGGFGGGLFSGTVGSVTPSADSVTLRVHHTFAELPDDNYKPRYDDPRAGYGGLQYMDYAAPMGTPMVQHLLRRHRLEKVDPTARLSDPKKPIVYYVDRGAPEPIRTALLEGARWWNQAFEAAGYRNAFRVELLPEGADPMDIRYNMINWVHRSTRGWSTGGSISDPRTGEIIKATVTLGSLRDRQDYLIFEALLAPYKDGTENPAVLTQTALARIRQLAAHEVGHTLGLGHEYYNSSKGRISVMDYPHPLEKLNADGTIDLSQAYPVGIGDWDKVAITYGYSDFPKGTDEKAALEKILDDAWKQDLIYMTNQDTDSTPRSDQWNNGVGLEQGAELNRIMKVRRAALNRFDESVIRKDAPMATMEEALVPLYMYHRYAVEAAASTVAGQDYIYAMRGDDRIPTKWVPLAQQKAALDALVATLAPSELALPKNALLKIPPRPSGWGMHRELFARYTGDTFDPIAPAAIAADVTIGFLLQPDRAARMVAQHAVDPTLPGLEDVISALRSATFKGAVATPYEQEIRRATSRALVERLIWLAGGAPMPQVRAIASTALSSISGFAFPDSTVAGDMAAAGLLSADIKRFLERPMEPIRTPSTYEAPPGAPIGDYPNDWLAAPSWVIR